The following coding sequences are from one Kallotenue papyrolyticum window:
- a CDS encoding S1C family serine protease, which produces MSRRTLVLLPLLMLPIIVGGIVAGIAFLTPLALGTPALRAPAANNPLDALVRDASQPAPTLTLDQTAAFDAEDQLLTTLYEQRSPAVVAIRVQGRHPDISGLPFNLPQPDQSPAPGDQPPELPELPFEAAGSGFLIDDQGHIVTNNHVVEDATLIEIAWPSGLVVEGRVVGTDPDSDLAVLKVERVPEGVRPLPLGDSAQVRVGQRAIAIGNPFSLNTTLTVGVVSARGRTVANREAAGGGFYSIADVIQTDAAINPGNSGGPLFNSRGEVIGVNTAIRSESGVFEGVGFAIPSNTVRKVVKALIETGRYEHPYLGISFFSYPVTAIVARELKLPVDHGVFVSDVVDGGPADRAGLRASNKAILINGIGYPAESDIVLKIDDREVYRSDDIIDYLATSTEVGQKVTLTILRDGQQQTLEVTLGARPRN; this is translated from the coding sequence ATGTCTCGTCGTACGCTTGTCCTGCTGCCCCTGCTGATGCTTCCAATCATCGTCGGCGGCATTGTCGCCGGCATTGCCTTTTTAACACCGCTGGCGCTCGGCACACCCGCGCTGCGCGCGCCGGCCGCCAACAACCCGCTCGACGCGCTGGTGCGCGACGCCTCCCAGCCCGCGCCAACCCTAACGCTGGATCAGACCGCCGCGTTCGACGCCGAGGACCAGCTGCTGACCACGCTGTACGAGCAGCGTAGCCCGGCAGTGGTGGCCATCCGCGTGCAAGGCCGCCATCCCGACATCTCCGGCCTGCCCTTCAATCTGCCGCAACCGGACCAATCCCCAGCGCCCGGCGACCAACCGCCCGAGCTACCGGAGCTCCCCTTCGAAGCCGCCGGCTCGGGATTCCTAATCGACGACCAGGGCCATATCGTCACCAACAACCATGTGGTCGAGGACGCCACGCTGATCGAGATCGCCTGGCCCAGCGGTCTGGTGGTGGAAGGACGCGTGGTTGGCACCGATCCCGACTCGGACCTGGCGGTGTTGAAGGTCGAGCGCGTGCCGGAGGGGGTGCGGCCCCTGCCGCTGGGCGACTCAGCACAAGTGCGCGTCGGGCAGCGCGCGATCGCCATCGGCAACCCCTTCAGCCTCAACACCACGCTGACCGTGGGCGTCGTCAGCGCGCGCGGACGCACCGTCGCCAATCGCGAGGCCGCCGGTGGCGGGTTCTACAGCATCGCGGATGTGATCCAGACCGACGCGGCGATCAATCCCGGTAATTCGGGCGGGCCGCTCTTCAACAGCCGCGGCGAGGTGATCGGCGTCAACACCGCGATCCGCTCCGAAAGCGGCGTCTTCGAGGGCGTCGGCTTCGCCATCCCCTCCAACACCGTGCGCAAGGTCGTCAAAGCGCTGATCGAAACCGGACGCTACGAGCATCCCTACCTGGGCATCAGCTTCTTCAGCTATCCGGTCACCGCGATCGTCGCGCGCGAGTTGAAACTGCCCGTTGATCATGGCGTGTTTGTGTCCGATGTCGTGGATGGCGGCCCTGCCGATCGCGCCGGACTGCGCGCCAGCAACAAGGCGATCCTGATCAATGGGATTGGGTATCCGGCCGAGAGCGACATCGTGCTCAAGATCGACGACCGCGAGGTCTACCGCAGCGATGACATCATCGACTACCTGGCGACCTCCACCGAGGTCGGTCAGAAGGTGACGCTGACCATTCTGCGCGACGGCCAGCAGCAG
- a CDS encoding penicillin-binding protein yields MRAGEHVRPARPGWHALPGLLGLIALRLVELAGAALLAGLVIGVALYTAYSRDLPDVSQLATHRPFETTRIYARDGQTLLYELFDDGQRTVVTLDEVPWAVKAATIAVEDAGFYANPGVDLRGIVRAFYLNRQEGAVVSGGSTITQQLARNVLLPPEERAEQSYRRKLREAILALQISRRFSKDQILQFYLNEVYYGNRAYGIEAAAQNYFSKPARELTLGEAALLAGLVQAPTELNPLVAPQAARARQRVVLDLMVKQGLISRAQAEAALAQPLVFRPATVDIRAPHWVFYVLDQLERRYGPDLLRRGGLRVITTLDPALQTLAETVVRERIAELRARDASNAAVVIIDPRTSEILAMVGSVDYNDATIDGQVNVATAPRQPGSALKPIVYAAALMRGWTPATIIWDTPLEINGYRPQNYDNRFHGPQRLRYALANSYNIPAVRALQFVGIDAFLDLAHAMGITTLQERERYGLAVALGAGEVTLLDLTTAYTTLANGGRARPAAAILKITTSSGEVLESYTPPPGTQVLGPQGEAIAYLITDILSDNQARTPMFGPNSVMRLADDRPAAVKTGTSNDYRDSWAVGYTPELVVGAWVGNSDNRPMQEVAGANGAGTIWRAIMERAHAGKPSVAFTPPPNVVERPICPDTGLLADGQCAAVSERFVAGMEPRPQPGQYITLTVGGDGSCLATDQTPPAQRRERTFLLPPPEAQGWNGAQPPTQPCPPPEHSPVSGPAPTVVAAIDAPANGAALDGEVSIVGSAAGMYTLAYGAGVQPERWTPINSGLGGVAHGLLGRWSAGALPEGIYTLRLEVSLPGNPPQEARVTVRVARGQIGVRLLQPAPDVRVAVGATVPLLAETSGAVSRVEFLVDGQVIGSVVAPGSASWSWLASEPGRHTLEAAAYDGAGRRVSSPPISVVVGE; encoded by the coding sequence ATGCGTGCCGGAGAGCATGTGCGACCAGCGCGTCCAGGCTGGCATGCGCTGCCGGGCCTGCTCGGCCTGATCGCCCTGCGCCTGGTTGAGCTCGCCGGCGCTGCGCTGCTGGCCGGGCTGGTGATCGGCGTGGCGTTGTACACGGCCTACAGCCGCGATCTGCCGGATGTGAGTCAGCTCGCCACGCACCGCCCCTTTGAAACCACGCGCATCTATGCCCGTGATGGGCAGACCCTGCTGTATGAGCTGTTCGACGATGGCCAGCGCACGGTGGTGACGCTCGACGAGGTACCCTGGGCGGTCAAAGCGGCGACCATCGCGGTTGAAGACGCCGGCTTCTATGCCAATCCGGGCGTGGATCTGCGCGGCATTGTGCGCGCCTTCTACCTCAACCGGCAGGAGGGTGCGGTCGTCTCGGGCGGTTCGACCATCACCCAGCAACTGGCGCGCAACGTGTTGCTGCCGCCCGAAGAGCGCGCCGAGCAGAGCTACCGCCGTAAGCTTCGCGAGGCGATCCTGGCGCTGCAGATCAGCCGGCGCTTCTCCAAGGATCAGATCCTTCAGTTCTACCTGAACGAGGTCTATTACGGCAATCGGGCTTACGGCATCGAAGCGGCGGCGCAGAACTACTTCAGCAAACCGGCGCGCGAGCTGACACTGGGCGAGGCCGCGCTGCTGGCCGGGCTGGTCCAGGCGCCCACCGAGCTCAACCCGCTGGTCGCGCCGCAGGCCGCCCGCGCGCGGCAGCGCGTGGTGCTCGACCTGATGGTCAAGCAGGGGCTGATCAGTCGCGCGCAGGCGGAGGCTGCCCTGGCGCAGCCGTTGGTGTTTCGTCCGGCGACGGTGGATATCCGCGCGCCGCACTGGGTCTTTTACGTGCTGGATCAGCTCGAACGGCGCTACGGTCCCGACCTGTTGCGACGCGGTGGGCTGCGGGTGATCACCACGCTCGATCCGGCGCTCCAAACGCTGGCCGAGACGGTGGTGCGCGAGCGCATCGCCGAGCTGCGCGCGCGCGACGCCAGCAACGCCGCCGTGGTGATCATCGATCCGCGCACCAGCGAAATTCTGGCGATGGTCGGCTCGGTGGATTACAACGACGCCACGATCGACGGGCAGGTTAATGTCGCCACGGCGCCGCGACAGCCCGGTTCGGCGCTGAAGCCGATCGTCTATGCCGCGGCGCTGATGCGCGGCTGGACGCCGGCGACGATCATCTGGGACACGCCGCTGGAGATCAACGGCTACCGTCCGCAGAACTACGACAACCGCTTCCATGGGCCGCAGCGGCTGCGCTACGCGCTGGCCAACTCCTACAATATCCCCGCGGTGCGCGCGCTGCAGTTCGTGGGCATCGATGCCTTTCTCGATCTGGCGCATGCCATGGGCATCACCACGCTGCAGGAGCGCGAGCGCTATGGCCTGGCGGTAGCGCTGGGCGCCGGCGAGGTCACGCTGCTGGATCTGACCACGGCCTACACCACACTGGCCAACGGTGGCCGCGCGCGGCCGGCAGCCGCGATCCTCAAGATCACCACCAGCAGCGGCGAGGTGCTCGAGTCCTACACGCCGCCGCCGGGCACGCAGGTGCTGGGGCCGCAGGGTGAGGCGATCGCCTACCTGATCACCGATATCCTGAGCGATAACCAGGCGCGCACACCGATGTTCGGGCCCAACAGCGTGATGCGCCTGGCGGATGACCGTCCGGCGGCGGTTAAAACGGGCACGTCCAACGATTACCGTGACAGTTGGGCGGTTGGCTACACGCCTGAGCTGGTGGTGGGTGCCTGGGTCGGCAACAGCGACAACCGTCCGATGCAGGAGGTGGCCGGCGCCAACGGCGCGGGCACGATCTGGCGCGCGATCATGGAGCGGGCGCACGCCGGCAAGCCGTCGGTGGCCTTTACGCCGCCGCCGAATGTGGTCGAACGGCCGATCTGTCCCGACACGGGCCTGCTCGCCGATGGGCAGTGCGCCGCCGTGTCCGAACGCTTCGTTGCCGGCATGGAGCCGCGCCCGCAGCCGGGACAGTACATCACGCTGACGGTCGGCGGCGATGGCTCGTGTCTGGCGACCGACCAGACGCCGCCCGCGCAGCGCCGCGAGCGCACCTTTCTGCTGCCGCCGCCCGAAGCGCAGGGCTGGAACGGCGCGCAACCGCCGACGCAGCCCTGTCCGCCGCCGGAGCATAGCCCGGTGTCCGGCCCGGCGCCGACGGTGGTGGCCGCCATCGACGCGCCGGCCAATGGCGCAGCACTCGACGGTGAGGTCAGCATCGTGGGGAGCGCGGCGGGCATGTACACGCTGGCTTACGGCGCGGGCGTGCAGCCGGAGCGCTGGACGCCGATCAACAGCGGCCTGGGCGGCGTAGCGCATGGCCTGCTGGGCCGCTGGTCGGCGGGCGCGCTGCCCGAAGGAATCTATACGCTGCGCCTGGAGGTCAGCCTGCCCGGCAATCCGCCGCAGGAGGCGCGCGTGACGGTGCGCGTGGCGCGCGGGCAGATTGGCGTGCGTCTGCTGCAACCCGCGCCCGATGTGCGAGTGGCGGTGGGCGCGACTGTGCCGTTGTTGGCCGAGACCAGTGGCGCGGTCAGCCGCGTCGAGTTTCTGGTTGACGGCCAAGTGATCGGCAGCGTCGTAGCGCCCGGCAGCGCGAGCTGGAGCTGGCTGGCCAGCGAGCCGGGGCGCCACACGCTGGAGGCCGCTGCCTACGACGGCGCGGGTCGGCGTGTCAGCAGTCCGCCGATCAGTGTCGTCGTGGGCGAGTAG